The Erigeron canadensis isolate Cc75 chromosome 1, C_canadensis_v1, whole genome shotgun sequence genome segment AGAAAACAAATATGGAGCGTATATtaagttatcacaattatatattaaaaaataattctaTAAAAATCTGGTTAAATATTTAGCAACtattgatattataaaaatttaacatgtcattaattatatatgttccCTGCATATTACGTAGGTAATAATCTAGTTTGATGTctataatacaaaaaaataataaaattaattaaaacaagcgtgctatttttttatttttatttttacgttttttgtttatttattttttatatttgtagttATTTCCGAATCTTTTTCAGAGCATTAACCAATAAGATTCTAATGGGAGATATTTGTGAGATACAAGATTATAAACTTTGACCCTAAGTACAATAACATTTTGGTCCACATAAAATGATCGGTCAAAGACAATATAGTAGTAGGGAGTTCTTTAGGTGTTCCCCATACGGCCATACTATATTTGGACCATAAAAAATCTTAGGTAACGGTTCCACACTTCCACTTGCTTTATATTGGCCCATCAGTTTTCTTTTACTAAACACAAATTGggaaatttaataatataaatgcaCGATTACACTCTCTTAATTAGACTCATCTACAGCATCTGTTCTTCCTCCTTGCTGTAAGAAATCATAAACAGAAATAAAGATAAGATAAACATGTACAAACTTACTCGCGCAtataacatgaaaaatatagACATATGGTTTTATGTTTTAAGCACTTAGTTTTGAATGTTTTGCATAAGGGTGTTTCCTTTCACCTACTTTTCATAATTTCTCTCCTATCTCTTCTCTTCCGTCATGCAAGAAATGTCCCTCCCTCCTTCCCCCCTAATGACTGCATATAAAATATTCTGTACGTACTTcctaattaaatttaaagagtATGTGCTACTCCGtaccttttattatataaatgatCAAGATTATGGATAAACTGATAATCAAAATAACCCCAACTATGATAGCAATGATTATCCATGGTACTTTCTTCGAGCCACAACATTGATGATCTTCGTTATAGTTATAGTCTCCATTACCATTATTATTACCTGCATTGATCCATATAGTATTcataatatacataataaatcatatatattcatGATAATCAGTATATATAGCAAACAATGAAAATTATTCAATAGTATATTAGCGTTTACCGATTATAGGGTGAACCTCAAGATCCTTATATTGAAGATAACATTTTCCCAAGTACATATCACCCGAACTTGATGTCTCACATTGTGATCTCAGTCGTCCGCGTGCATATATAAGACAATCTTCACACTGGCTTGCACTTAAATCTTGTATGCATTGTGCTACACCCTGCACGCTCCCAAACCCACCCTTACGGAAATATTGACCGTTCCAAGTCACTAGATACGTTAATGCATCATCTACATGGTTCAAAGCGTCCGAATTATAACCAACTGTAGGGCCACAAATCTTCAACACCTCCGTTTTGTCCTCCACACCAAAAAAGAACGTGTTATTGTACATAACAAAACATCCATCTAATTGTATGGATCCACCAACCGATACATGACAAGTTGTTCTGAGTTGACTCACGGAGCTGGCTACGCAGTCTCTACAATCAGAACAACTAAGATCACTTTGACATTGGTAAAGACCATAAACAACGTCACGTTGTGAGCTTCCCGGTGGGGAGATTTTGAATTTGTTGAAGGTGGTGACGGATGCAGAGTTCACTAAGGAAGTGAGCAATGTGTTGAGATTTGATTCATAAGGTGTCGTCGGGGTGTAATATGGTGAAGAGCATTCGGTGTAGATGATGGAGTTTCCGGCACACATTGGTAATATCAGGGATaagatgaaaattaaggggATGATGAGCAGAGGCGATATAAGTTGTGTCATATTTGAAGCAGCTAT includes the following:
- the LOC122592615 gene encoding plasmodesmata-located protein 7-like, which translates into the protein MTQLISPLLIIPLIFILSLILPMCAGNSIIYTECSSPYYTPTTPYESNLNTLLTSLVNSASVTTFNKFKISPPGSSQRDVVYGLYQCQSDLSCSDCRDCVASSVSQLRTTCHVSVGGSIQLDGCFVMYNNTFFFGVEDKTEVLKICGPTVGYNSDALNHVDDALTYLVTWNGQYFRKGGFGSVQGVAQCIQDLSASQCEDCLIYARGRLRSQCETSSSGDMYLGKCYLQYKDLEVHPIIGKR